GTCCTGCAATACAATCATAACTCAGAATTGGATTGCCTAAATGAACAGTTGTGGCAAACAACGGTGTTGTTAGCTTACCAACAGGGTCTGAGGAATCGGTTATAATGATGTCAAAGGCATCCTGGTTCTTCTTCATGAATTCAAAGCCGTCTCCAACATGGAGGGTGAGCTTGGGACTGTAAAACCCTTTGGCCATCCCTGGGAGGAACTTCTTCGACGCATTAATGACATCCTTCACAGAAGACATGGAAATGAGCAGTGATTACTTAGGTGCTGTATTAGGATCAAATTATCTTTTACACAGAGAATCTGTGAATTGACGATGTTCGGCATCATAATGCTGTTCGTAAAGTCTCTCTGGTGATAGATGGGGGATGTTAGCATGGTCACCAAACCAGTCTGACAGTTTGTTGCCATCATATtgtcatatatatattttggtcatTAAAAGTAAGGCGTAATTAAGATCATAGACTAAATGAAGCATAGAATAAACCTCTAACTTGCTTGCTAGGTAAGTTGGCAAACTTTTAAGCTTCCAAATATTTACTTGTTCGATGCTGTGGCTGCTCTGCAAATCACCACCGAAAGGTGGGTGATAAAGAAACTCCGTAAACAGCGGTTTGTACATAAGTGTTATTTGTTTGCCCGGTGTCCGCTTTGAGACAGTTGTTGTTGCGCTCTGCGCCGCCGCAGAATCATACACTGGTGTGAGACTTGCTGTCAGAACCTCCTAGGCTGAAATAGTTTTCCACAGGAAGAAGTGAAATCAGTAAGGAGACATCTCTACTCTCCCagggaatgtcaacacagatcttactttactttttttttttttttttaaaaacaaaactgtTGAATGATGAATTGATTCTTTTTTTGGGCATTATCATATAGGAAAGTGCAGTGCCTACGCCCTTGCTGCGAAGTGGGggcaatgtttgtttttacattttctatttGAGGTTTAATCTCCAAATTGCATATCTTGGTTCCCCAAAATACACCCGTCAAGTGTGAACAGGCGCACTGTTCTCAAGATGTACATGTTacacttgtgtttttttagAACATTTGTCAAAAGTTATACACAATTGGCCATCTCAAAAAAGGGTGGGCCGTGGGGACATGTCACCAGCGTAAATGACACCTATGATTGAAAGTAATGTTGCTCTCACCTCATCTATCTCACACATAACCACCGACTCCACCAGCGGATTCTTCACCACTTCCCGTAGCACTCCGCCATCTCCACCTCCAATAATCAGCACCTGAAAAAATGGAAACAGGCAGACTATTAGCACAGGAAACATGACTCAGCCATACTGCAGATAGATTAATGTCTCATCAACAAATCTGAGCCATACCTTCTTGGGGCAGGGGTGACTGCACAAGGGAAGGTGGGCTATCATCTCTTGATAGGAGAACTCATCCCTTTCTGTGCACTGAATCACTCCATCCAGCACCAAGACATTCCCATAGGTTTTACTGAAAAATAATGTTGCAGCAAAGGCACATTACATTTGAAGCTAGTGTAATGAACTAATCACGAATATTTACATTACTTAAACAGGATAGAGATATTAGAGACAAGATGATATTGCTAGCTTGACTGACCCGGAGTAACGTTACTCCTCCTAGCCAAAAACTATAAATACTAACCACCTTGCCTAGTCATCCGTATTATGTCTTTCTTTTCTACCTAGCTAGTGTGCTTGCAAGAAAAATGTGTTTCGGGGCAAACTGAACAATAACTCAGCTAAGCTAACAGCTGAAGAAACTTCTCCCGATCCCAGGAGCTTCAGGTTGCTCATTCATTGACGAGACACGCTAACAGCTAGCAACCAAGTTTTTTTAGCTGAAAGTACTCACCTCTTGAAAACCATAACATCTTGAAAATCGGATTTCTTGTGGTAGAGGACCTCTTCTACTTGAAGGCTCATTGCTTGCCCAGGCCATAGCGCGCATGATTCAGTAAACCATCCATCTTTTATGTGCTCCATGACAGAACTGCACGGCCACAAATAATACTAACGTGTGGgtaatatggcaattggcaatgTGAGAGAGTAACACTTTCACGTTGTCTGCCAGCTAAACTGATGCCTTGGCCCACAACCAATGGGATGCTGCCGACGTCAGTGATCTGTCGTTATGCAGACCAATGGAGTGCCGTGTACAGTTATCTGCCTTGAGACCGCAAGTCCCGCCCACCGCCTCTAGGCTGTTCTCCTCACACAACCATGCTGTTGTAGCTATAGCCCATGCTGTAGCTTTCATgctgttcttattatacatccatggtagcTTTACGTATAGCTAAACCAGTGCTGGTGTACCAATGAAAAACCAAGAAAAGGCAAACATTCGtttattgtattatattataaagGCGTTTATCAAAGTAATTAATATTTTAgacacataaaaaaaaaacacaacaatgtAAACTAAAGCCTATCCTCCTCTTTGTAACATATTATACGAAAAAATATGAACTCAAAAAACTCAAGGACATTTTCAAGAACTAACTGTAGGTGATTCAGTACTTCTTTAAAGTCCCCACTCAAACCCGTGTTGAAAGATAGTAATTTAAAACGGAAGGAAAAGTACAGCTCTGGGTAGAACATAGCATCATCGTGTGTCGCCTATAATATAATGAATGGGTACAAACAATGGTTCAAAAATActgttttattttggaattaaaCAGCCTTCTGTTATACATTCAGTTGTTAAAAGTGATAGGGCTTTTTAGAGGTCAGTGCCATGTTGACCTCAGCCATGAAACTGTACTTTTTGTTCTTGTGTTTTGATGTGGGTGCATATTTTTAATATGTGGTTATGTATTGTTTTATGTAGCCTTTCTTCTAAATAAGTACATATTTGTAATTTGATTACCTAAGTGTTTCCAATGTGAGCGTTTttctttgtttcatttattacaCAAGGGAGGCACCgatacatatgatacattatagACTATATTATAGTATTATGTccaaacagataaagtaatcaCAAAATGAATACGAGAAGTCAAACCTGTCAGGGAGAGTCAATTCAAGGCAAGGTCCCTAAATGGCCTTGAATTAAATCCCTTGGTGAGTAGATGGCGCCGTGGATGGCTGCCGGGTCGCTAGTTCATCTCCAACTTTGCATTTAATTGCATTGTTGAGGAACCTTCGACCAAAGTTTTTATTTCAttacataactacaccgtagttgtgtgtatatgatatgacaATAAACCTTTTGAATCTTATTATTTTGAATTAAACTGGTAAGCGATTAATAGTAGAATGTGCTCACCCTGCAGGGGTTTTATTTGTAATATTGACTGGCTGCTTGACATAATCCATTAGAAAATATCAGTGGTTATAGTTTTGAAGAAAGGTGTCATTGTTATACTGCATCACACTGCTCAATCAGATTCATAATCATTATCGAAAAAGGCAAAGAATTGTTCCTCTAAAATTGTCTTTAATAAAGAGGTCTGTGCTTCCACATATTTACAGGGCAAACTGTTTTACAAATGGAAGAAACTTGAGTAGGAAAATCATTGATTGTagaaatgaaaaatgaaaataaagggATCATTGTTTCTGCAAGATAAGAACAAGTTTTAAAATAAGAGAGAATATGGCATCAAGGAGAGTTTATCTTTTGGGCCAGTTGTGCTTGAATCCTCtgtagagaagaagaaaaagacagAATGGTTAACATACTTTGATGAATGTATTAGTGAAGGCAATGAATCTACTGCACTGTAAATGTTTACCTGTCAGATTTCCCAGCCATGTACGACATACTTTTTCCACctccagaattagatttttgtcCCTTGGGTTTTTTCTGTTgggattaaaacatttaaattagtCATGCACGCATAAAAAAACCATATTGTCAATAAAGAAATAAATCAACAAACAAATACCTTTTTCCTAAAATCATTGGATTGCCGGTTTGGATCGAACTGAGTGTTGTCCGTTGGTTTGTtacctgtacaaataaagtaggtGCCATGAGTTTGattcatttttattattattatttaatatacAAAGACCAACTGAAGAGAAAAAATAAGTGATGTGatgacaataaataaaatatatacatacCAGCAAAGACTTTGAGGTCTGACTTTCTGTAGTCGAATGGCTTGAAGGGTTCTGGTGGAGGTGGTTCAGTCTTCTCGGGCTTCTCTGCAGATTTCAATAGTTTCTTACTCGGTTTGGGAGTCGACTCACCAACGTCACTGGCgaccctctctcttttcgtTCCGGGTTTTACAGATTCCTAATGAAATTGGTCAGCAACATTATTTTCTGTACAATACTTCCAATAAATACTCTAATGATTGTATTCTGTTTCACTAACAAAACACATTCAGTGATGGGACAAGAAGTATGGGGGAGGCAGTTCTGAGGTACAGCTAATCAAACAGCTCTctttttgatttatttattttctgagATTGCTCTATTTATGGTGCACCATTACATTGAATGTAATAACATACACCAAGGTAATCTTAAGGAATTAAAGGAAATTATagagaataataataatggatACTACCTTCAAACATTATGATTATCTTTACTGCATACTTGACAAATATATTTCTTTGTACCAAacaacagtttaatactgtattGGCCTCTGATCGAGATAATTGCAGTTAATCAAGTCCACATTGTTTGACTCTTTAGTGAGGAAACATTCTCACCTAGCTAGAGAACCTAGCTTTTGCTGCCATCTAAAGGTTTGAATGCTCACTTGGCTTGACGCTCTGCATCATTAAATTGTTGCGTCTCCGTGAAGTTAAAATCCCTACAATGTATTAACTTGCTCAAAAAAATAGTTTGGTTTAAGACATGTGAAAAAGACTAGAACATCATTACACAATTGATATAATGATACAGTAATTTAAAACACTTTTCTTTTATGAAGTTGGAGCATAGTGGAATGTGCGTCAAGTCTGTTCCTAGTTAAAGTAAAGTGTTCTACAATGGTAGTTATCCAGCTCGAAGGTTAGTTCAGGGCATGCTTTATATtacattactacaatcacagCATAAGATGTGAATGACTGAGGGTTTAAAATTAGATTTAGTGGCAAAACTATTTCTTTTTAAACATTAGTGCAGCATACTGCAGGCAACTGTACGGACTTAGTAAGGGCAGTATGTACTGCAGTACATACTGAAAGTaaaaagaagagtatgtgatTTAGAACACAGCCATAATATAAGTGCACAAGAAGCTTTGGAAATCTGTCTTTCAAACTGAAAAAAACCAAAAACTTCACTGCCAAAGTGGCAGCTGAAACATAGAATGATCCGATCAGAGACAATTGTTGCCTGCAGTTGGCAGGTTGACGAGCGTTACTTTCAAGTGCTGCTGccaactataataataataataataataataaatgccaCCAGACGGCGCGAACATGCTTGTTTGATGCCGCCTTCCCAATTTAAAACAAACTTTCACTTTTCACTTGAGCCTTCATCACACAATGGATTGCTGTGGAGCACGTCATTACTGAGCACAATACAACTCAAGGTATCCAACTCAAAGCCCACACATGGTTAGAGGCGAGAGTCAAACAGAGGGGACCATTCTTTCTGCTGCACAGTCTCAAGATTTTTGTCAAACTGAGCATTTAAAACTGAGAGGAAACACCATATGGTGGCAAGAGCGCAGAGAAGTAACTTAGTAGGAGGGCGCCAAGCAATACCCTCGACAGACGGAGCTAAAAGGAAGTGGGGCTTTTAAGCAGAAAGTAGATTGTTGTTCCCCAGGAGGGAAGAAAGGTGTTTGATGAGCGGAGGACAAGTCTTTAATGCTGCAATCCCACTATGTCTTTTTTCCCCAGGCACATCATGtgacaaatatatattaaaaggCCACTGAAATTCCAGTTCTGCAGACTGGCAGCAGTGGTTCAATCGCTTGTGAGTCACTGTATTTATGCAGGAATACCAGCAAATGGGGGGCATTGAAGAGGGTTAAACTGTCTATTACAGCACTATCTTTAATATGCTGAGCCAGGCTCTTGGGTGAATATAACACTTGTGATTGTCACGGATATGTATCTTCCCAACAGGGACATAAAAAGTGAAGTTGACTGTGTAGCCAATCTAAAGTGGGTGAGGGGAAATGTAAGCACAAAAAAGCACATGACTTACCGCTGCCTGCTCGCGAACAGTGGGAACGTTCTGGAGAGACTCCTGGTAGCTCTGCTTAGCCTTCTTTCTCTCATCTGTGGATATGTTGCATGCAAATACAATGAGGGGCGTTTCATTGAAAAAGGTGTACATTTGGGGCATATTCGACCTCCATTACCTGCCACTTTCTTTGAGAGTTCCTTTTTTTCTTCCTTTGCTTTTTTTTTGGCGTCCAACTCCTTCTGTTGCTGCTCAATACTCTGCAGCTTCCATCTTTTACTTATCTGTAAATGTGAGATGGTACAGCTATGAATATTCAAATATTTAGCTAAGAGGAAAAGACAAATAGGTCTAGaggttgatggatggatggagtttTTACATACCTCAAATATTTTGGAAGATGGGTCAAACTTGGCATTCTTGCTGATGTGCACATTGTTGGAGGGCAAGTACTAAAATCACAAAGAAGATAGTTGAATGccgtgtgtctgtttaaataaaaACGCAACATTACTGAGGGGTTATCGCTGGTCATCTCTTACCATTCTGAAAGGGTTTTCAAAAGACTCAATGATGCGCCTGGCTTTCATTTGACCCACAGGAAGGGATTCTGGGTCATTCTGTGTTTCCggctcctttaaaaaaaaaaaaaaacctgcagaGTTATAACATAAGGTATCACATTTGTGTGAGAATCGACCAGCTGAAGTAAGGTAACTAAAAGTCTTTACCTCAAACTGTGTGATTTTAGCTTTTGCTACAAGGCCACTTGTGTTTTCTTCATCAACATCCATTTTGGGCTCATCCTCTGCAAAGAGCATCCCTTGTTTGATAGGCATTtctgaaaataaatacacaagttACAGGCCTGATAGACTTAAATAATAAATTACTGGAATAATGCAATTAAATATGTGCAATTATGAGGCTTACCATCAGTAGAACAGTTATGGAGATCGCTCTCAGAGACCCTGGATGTATCATGAGGACCAAACAACGTGACGTCAGCCTGGAAAAGTATACAAAATGTAGTTAATTTTGTcccatttgttgtttttaacaaATACTGAATGCAAAACACATATATTCCATCTGGTTTTTTAACATTTCTTAACTAACCTTTTTTATGGGTGTGAGTCCTTTCTTCTTTTGAGCTGCAATCTCAGCCTGTGCAACGTGTAGAAAAGATTGGATTTAGATGCAAACATTGATATTGCACCAAAAAAAACATCCTTACGGCTGCGCCCCATGTTTTCTTACCTTGAGGAGAGGCATTTCTCTGGCTTGCTGCACTAACAAATGCAGCTCATTGACCTGCTGCCTCACCAGCGGGGGTACAGGGTTACAGCAGGCGATGATGCCCTGTGGCTctctgaaaagaaaaagaaaaaaatactgtgcTACAGGGAGAGAACCAATGCTGAAGATGAATCAAACTAAGTGGGAAATCTAATGGACTTACTTTGGCATCTCCTCAGATATCTTGTTCATCATATGAGTGGGCAGAACAAATCTAAaacacacaaataaacacatttcaaaAACATGTCAAGACAGACTGTGAATGATTCTAAAAGCAGAGAGATTGTCACAAAAATGTGGGTTATAAAATCATGCTTGGAGAGAACTATAAATAGGGAAACAGCTAGAGGATTTCTGGAACATCGAGTCCATCTTCCAAACAGCATACCCGGTGCTTTCATCTTCCTGCCTGGCCAGCTTGTCCCTCCAGGCAAACAGCAGTCTGAAGGCAGTGAGCTGCTGGGTGTTAAAGGACCTTTTCTGCTTCCTCTGCAGCTCCAAATATGACTCCTCTGTGAATATAGGCTTCACATATTTCTGTATGGAAGAAGAGCACATGATGAATGTTGAAGAATGTTAGAAAAGGCCAGAGACCATGGTGTGAACATTAAAAAAGCAATTAAGAAATGAAACAGTGGAATAGGAGTATATATAGAAATGttattcattgggataaaccctttgagatgcaccatctagTTTTCAAggggtcccgacaatagcaacaacttacagacatacataaacaaaaagacaaaatgcaaaacatgacatacaagacaaaccacatacagtctgttaagtgaaattcaagcaatgcacacaatcattacaatttgagacagtcaagcaaatcagtttcatcaatatcagttaataacaagtacagaccagttgaaagtgagataacaatgcatgtttaaatatacccaatgatgcaagagatctaatagtagcaggtaaagtattccagtcagttggggctttaaacatgaacgctcttctgccaatcaatttttttgcagaggggacagagaaataaatctgaacagaatgtctaacttgatgaattggtgagtagggtacaaaatactgctttaaataagggggatagttaagataaatgcatttaagtatcagctgaagccaatgcatgtgtcttcttacatttaaagaaggccatttaagttggttatacattgtgcagtgatgtgtacgaaAAGGACAACCAAGAACAAATCTGCATAGTCTATTGTTgctatgttgagtggagcaagatcgatttatgtgcattttggtagacaacatcacaatagtccataatcggaagaataagttgagaagcaattctctttcggacactgagcggaaaacaattgcgagagcggtgtaaaacactgattccgtaattgactttttgtattacatgcttTATATGTAGTTTAAATAAAAGTTCAGAGTTTAGCCATACACCAAGATATTTAAAGCTATCAACTTTATGCAGAGAAGTGCCATCCTTATATGTTATTACTACATTAAGTTTGGATTTGAGCTTCTGCCTGGTACCAAAGACCATGGTAtaagattttgttttgttaagcaGTAGTTTATTGTGTGATAGCCAGTCCTGTAAGATATTAAATTCCGATTGAAGAGAGATTTGAATTTGTGAAAAATCTGATTTGGATGTATATATAtgacagtgtcatcagcataaaggTGAGTACAACAATTAATGAGACAAGAAGATAAATCATGTATGTAAATAGAGAACAGAAGTGGGCCCAGAGTTGATCCTTGGGGTACACCCTTTTGTTGGATCAACAGGTCAGACTGTTTTCCATTAACCACCACACATTGCTTTCTACTGTGAAGGTACGAGTTAAACCATAACACTGTATTATTAGAAAGGCCAATGCCGTGAAGTTTATCCAAGAGCAGATATCGATCAACGAAATCAAAGGCTTTTGTCAAGTCAATAAAAATGGCACCTGTGAGTTCACCATCATCTGCAGCAGAGTAAAAGTCATTCGTAAATGTAAGTAGGGCAGTTGTTGTGGAGTGATTAGGCCTGAAACCAGATTGAACCGGAGATAACATATTATAAGTATTGAGATAATGTGACAGTTGATTACAGATTATAGAGATTGGTCTATAATTATTTGTATCAAGTAAATCACCACCTTTATGCAGTGGAATGATGCGTGCACATTTCCAAATAGTCGGCAACTCACAGgtggacaaagacaggttgaaCAAATCAGCAAGTGGGTACATGAGAAAATGGGACGACAATTTTATGAACCTGTTTTCTATACCATCGAGTCCTGCACTGCCATCCACTTTTAATTCTGTGATAGCATTATGAACTTCGTGTGGTAGAATCttcttaaaagaaaaataactgTTGCAGTATGAGTTACTATTAGAAATACCAGTCGTCAAATAGGAGTCAGATAGTAGTATGGAACATACATTAGCGAAATGCTGATTAAATATTTGGGCTATTTCCCTAAAGAGACTGATGAGTTCAGAATTGATCCAAGGGAGatgttgacctttgaccttaacCGTTCTCACAGGTGCATGTTTGTTCATGACATCAGTGAGCTCTTTATGCAGAAAATCCCAAGCATCTTGTACAAAAGGTATTAGTTGAAATCTGTCCCAATTAAGGGCAACAACgtcattaataaataaatcaacattCCATTTTTTATATTGTCTGATTTTGACTAGTTTTGGAGGTAGTTTAATTAATTTGATTTTCCATACGCAATAAACAATTGAATGATTGCTGAAGCAATCCGACATGACACCAGCTTTTAAGATTCTGTCAGGGTGTGACACCAGTATCCAGTCAAGTAGAGATTGGGTTCTAAGAGTGATACGAGTTGGCTCATTAATTAGCTGTTTAACATTTAGACGACTGAAAAGTCTTTTCTCTCCATCAGATGATTTATCCAACCAATTTTTGTTCAAACCACCAAGCAAGATTATTTCATTTCCACAGGAAATGGAGTTGATAGTGTCAATTATATGGTTAAAAGACTCTGCAGGTGAAGAAGGTGGCCTATAGATGCTACCTATAGTTAAGCATTTATTTTCATGAAAAATTATTTTAAGATaaatgcattcaaaatgtagagGCTCTATAGAAGTAGCAATTAGCTCAGTCACAAGGTCAGAGGAGACATAAATAGCCACACCTCCACCCCTGCTGCATCTATCAGATCTGTAAAGCAAATAATTTGTGTTTTGTAGTTCACTATCGGAAATGTTACTATTAAGCCAAGTTTCAGAGAGTGTGATGATTTTAGGTTTATGTAGAACAACCCATATCCGAAGTAAATCAATTTTGGGCAATAGACTCCTGATATTCAAATGAATGATTTGTATACCCTTTAATTCATCCAGTCTGGAATGAATAGCAAATAATGTTCCTGTCACTTGTTACGCATACATGCGATTCATGATTGTAAAGATTGCTAGATTCAACCATTAATGTAAAACAGACATACAAAACATtcaaacacaaaaataaaaatacagaaaaacacaaaacaacctTTAAGAAGGCCCAGCAGCCCTGGACACCAAATCCCAGAGCATTAGAAAAGTGTAGGTGTTGATTTAATCCTGATGGTGTATGAAGTGAGATTTGTTCTCACCTTCAGAGAGATGTCTTTGCTCTTGTTCCAGACACACTGTAGCAGGCCGGGCTGCCCGTGGTTAAAGTCCAACAGCTGTTCCCGCACACAGTCGTAGATGTAAGGCAGGAAGTGTGTGTCTGACCGAGCATACTGCACCATCTCCTCTGGCAAGGGGCTACAGGAGTGAGATACACATGATTTAAAAGTTGAAAATAatcacatttaaaaatgtacatttacaTGGATATAGACTCCTGCATTTACGTGTTCATGTTAAACCTTCTCTGCAACATTTAGCTAACAGTATTTATTATTTGACATGTATATACAGGGTTCTTGCAGGTTTCAccaactcaaatgtaagactttttaagacctttttgacCTATTTCACGACAAGAAAGTAGGAAGGAAAATTGCTATGAAAGAAGAAATACGTCCCATAATTACttacaaagtaaatgtattcatgttcaacataagaATGATGACTGAACATAACCGCATAACAGTACACAGAACTATGTTAGCGTGTTAGACAAAAAGTGTGTAGT
This Pseudochaenichthys georgianus chromosome 7, fPseGeo1.2, whole genome shotgun sequence DNA region includes the following protein-coding sequences:
- the srm gene encoding spermidine synthase, with product MEHIKDGWFTESCALWPGQAMSLQVEEVLYHKKSDFQDVMVFKSKTYGNVLVLDGVIQCTERDEFSYQEMIAHLPLCSHPCPKKVLIIGGGDGGVLREVVKNPLVESVVMCEIDEDVINASKKFLPGMAKGFYSPKLTLHVGDGFEFMKKNQDAFDIIITDSSDPVGPAESLFKESYYQLMKTALRTGGILCSQGECQWLHLELIKEMRTFCKTLFPVVDYAYTTIPTYPSGQIGFMLCSTNPETNFLEPMTALSKEEMESMNLKYYNPEIHKASFVLPEFARKVLNEA
- the exosc10 gene encoding exosome complex component 10, with product MDSSKRKDSSNTVFADPNSENNDEEKEDLCPGFKDADAFVKYGLGAVLSATKASASLPQTGDEYDFYRSFPGFQEFCERQGDKLLQGMSQIMQHHGCRSHMRDRNKLTGLEERFDLVVDSNDVILERVGILLDEADGVNRSQQPVLPAGFQAPKIVVSSWNRKGSGSGSRSETFRLLHAKNIVRPQLKFREKVDNSNTPFVPKIFIKPNAVKPLPSYFTNKQIRKERPEDLDVPAALADFIHQQRTQEHVEDMFSHPYQYELDHFTLTESLLSKPQPLMYKPLDETKCSFIETLEDLVALNEKLCKLSEFAVDLEHHSYRSFLGLTCLMQISTRDEDFIIDTIELRGELYILNEAFTDPAIVKIFHGADSDMEWLQRDLGLYVVNLFDTHQASRALNLARHSLDHLLKHYCTVESDKRYQLADWRIRPLPEEMVQYARSDTHFLPYIYDCVREQLLDFNHGQPGLLQCVWNKSKDISLKKYVKPIFTEESYLELQRKQKRSFNTQQLTAFRLLFAWRDKLARQEDESTGFVLPTHMMNKISEEMPKEPQGIIACCNPVPPLVRQQVNELHLLVQQAREMPLLKAEIAAQKKKGLTPIKKADVTLFGPHDTSRVSESDLHNCSTDEMPIKQGMLFAEDEPKMDVDEENTSGLVAKAKITQFEEPETQNDPESLPVGQMKARRIIESFENPFRMYLPSNNVHISKNAKFDPSSKIFEISKRWKLQSIEQQQKELDAKKKAKEEKKELSKKVADERKKAKQSYQESLQNVPTVREQAAESVKPGTKRERVASDVGESTPKPSKKLLKSAEKPEKTEPPPPEPFKPFDYRKSDLKVFAGNKPTDNTQFDPNRQSNDFRKKKKPKGQKSNSGGGKSMSYMAGKSDRGFKHNWPKR